aattttaaatttttgaaccatTGTCCTCAAACCCAAAAATCGAAAATCCTAAACCTTAtatccaaaatcataaatcgTAATAAAAAGGATAACGGCAAAaggataacaaaaaatatatgaatcaGAAAAAGATtacaaaaaaaagatatgaatcaaaataaaatccgTTGCTTCATAAAGCAAAGCTCCGTTGCGTTCTCTTTTCTCTATTCAAACAACAAAAGCTCTATTTCCTTTGTTCAAAAGACCAAAAATACAGTTATCTTTGTtgtttaaacaaaaattaaaatacgcaaaaatattataaaaatgtagataattttatacatttaatttaatgttattctattttactgtttatttaatgtaattttttatattatacgaAAATAGTAGAATTTTTAATAAACttctttttttgcatttttataAATTGATAGAAAATTTTGCAAGTTATAACATAAGAAGTTCGAAACTTTTAAGTTGAACTTCGAGTTTAagtaattatatatttctgcATCATTTTTGTAAAATgaggtaatttttttatttatttagtttactaTTACTTtatatttgttgaatttttaattgaatatcTTTTGGCTAAAAATAGTATTTCATaagtattttataaatttgaatatttatgtttctaatatttttttttcatagttTATAAgatacaagataaaaaataattttttgacggatagtttgttatatatattaaaaaaattactaaaaattttagttttaatccaattattaaaaattttaagtgattcaagatttaaaaaatattattataaattatttttttctcttacttGAACCTCAGAATCAACTTTTCCCTTTCCTACACCTGTTCAACTTCAGCAAGTCACCGAGGTAAACTAATGAAAAATTTTCTCACAGTCACATCAACacatctcttctttttttttcttttctaatatTAAGGtcacatattattttttctgtGCAATACATCACAACTTTTATACCTATTTTAAATGCTATGCTAACCTATGTCCGAAACCCATTAATACTCCTCCAAACTCAATAATTTTGTCGCTACCACcaatttttcacaaaaaaattaaaaatgacccaaaacacaATCCACCAACTCATGAAGCCCATTACTaactactaaaaaaaataataaattattataactgCATTGGCTAGACTCAATCAAACTAACTATTTAGTAGGGGCTGGTTGAGCCCTTTCTTGAATCGCTGTCCTTGAATGACCGCGTACTTGGCCGCTTCCCTTCTCAGTTTCGCGGCATCCTTTTCGTCGTCGGGGAGTTTGCCATTTTCTAAGAAGCTGGTGATGGGGTCTAGCCATGAAGGACCTAGCCTTGATAGATGCAGGGTGACCGCCGACTCCCTCGTCATACCTTGGATGAGAGACCGGTTACCTTCTCCCGGTTTAGTGCTGGCCAGTTTTGAGAGGAGATCTGCCCGTGTGTTCCTTTCTCTGGGCATGTGGTGGACCGTGACCTCCTCAAACTTTTGGCTCAGATCCTTGACTTTTTCCAAGTACTTTGTAATAACGAGTCTCTGGCTTGATAGCTCCCGTTTACCTGGGAGGTGACGACCTGCGAATCGCTGCTTATTTCCAGCCTTGTTGCTCTAACTTCCGTTGCTAGGGTTAATCCCCCTATGagggcttcgtattctgcctggttgtttgagacGGAAAATTCGAACCTGATCGACTGCTCGTATACGACTCCAGCCGGGCTTTCCAGGATGATCCCGGCGCCCCCAGAGGTCTGGTGGGAGGCTCCGTCCACGTGGAGCTTCCACCATGCGCTCGTTTCTTTGGTTGGATCTCCCGTTACTTCTACTAGAAAATCTGCCATTGCTTGCGCCTTGATTGCTTGTCGGGGCTCATACCGTATGTCATATTGGGAAAGTTCGATGGACCAAGTCATCATCATTCCCGCCAGGTCGGGTTTTTGGAGCACTTGTCGGATCCCTTGGTTCGTTCTTACGACGATCCTGTGACTTTGGAAGTATTGTTTTAACCTCCGTGAAGAAGTCAAGAGTGCTAGAGCTAGCTTTTCCAGTTTGCTGTACCTTAGTTCTGCCCCTTGTAGGGCTCTGCTCATGAAATAGACCAGTTGTTGAGCCCTCCCTTCTTCTCTTACCAGAACCTCGACAAGGGCTTCTCCTGTTATGGCGAGGTATAGGTACAGCGGCTCCCCGTCCTTTGGCTTTCCGAGAATTGGGGGTGCCGCCATGATTTCCTTGAAATGTTTAAAAGCTTCCTCGCACGCGGGCGTCCACTCGAACGCTATCCCTTTCTTCATGAGGTTAAAGAAAGGCAAGGCCTTTGCTGCCGAGGCTCCGAGAAAACGGGATAACGAGGTCAGTCATCCTGCCAATCTCTGGACGTCCTTGATACAACCCGGGCTTTTCATCTGgagtatcgcttggcatttCTCCGGGTTAGCTTCTACCCCTCTTTGGGTTATCATGAATCCTAGGAACTTTCCAGCTTCCATAGCAAAGGCACATTTGAGGGGATTGAGCCTCATGCCGTGTTGTTGGAGAGAGGTGAATACATTTGCCAAGTCATTCAGGAGGTCATCAGGTCGCGTTGTCTTTGCGAGgatgtcgtccacatagactTCCACAGTCTTGCCTATGAGGTCGTGGAATATCTTGTTCATCAGCCTCTGGTATGTTGCTCCTGCGTTTTTTAGCCCGAATGGCATCACCTTATAACAGAAGGTTCCTCCCGGCGTTATAAACGCTGTCTTGTCCTCGTCGGGacggtgcatcggtatctgatTGTAGCCAGAGTCGGCGTCCATGAAGCTCAGATAACGGTAGCCTGCCGCAGTGTCGACGAGTGCATCTATGTTAGGGAGGGGAAAACAATCTTTTGGGCATGCTTTGTTAAGGTCGGAGTAGTCTACGCACATTCTTCATTTGCCGCTGTGCTTTTTTACTAGAACTACATTCGAGAGCCATGTCGAGTAGTCTAGTTCTCGTATGAAACCTGCTTCTAGGAGACTGGCCGTCTACCTGGCCACCTCCTCTGCCCTCTTCCGCGACATCTTTTGTCTCCGTTGGGCTACCGGGCGCGCATCCGACTTGACGGCCAGGTGGTGTGACATAATTTCGggatctatgcccggcatgtcggccGGTGTCCAGGCAAACAAATCCCCATTGGCCCTGATCATTTCTACCAAGGGCTCATTCAATTCATGTGGAAGGTTCCTGTTGACGAACGTAAATTGTTTCTTCGTGTCACCGACCCTGAACTTTTCCAAGTCCCCTTCTGGTTCCGGTCTGGGTTTGTCGTCTACCCTGGCGTCTAGGTCAGCTAAGAATACCCCCGACGCTTCCTTAGATTTCTTCCTTAAGGACAGGCTGGCATTGTCGCAGGCAACTGCCGTTCCCAGATCTCCCCTTATGGACCCTACGGACCCATCGTCGGTAACAAACTTCATGACTAGAAGCTTCGTGTTGATTATCGCTTCAACATCATTGATCGTCTTTCTCCCTAAAATGATGTTGTAGGCTGTGGAATCTCGGAGAACCATGAATTCGGCCATTGCCGATCTTCAGCCCTGTGCCTGTCCCATAGAGATCGGCAGGGATATTACTCCGTCTGGCCTGATGAAGTGGTCGCCTAATCCGATGATCCCGTGTTGGTGCGATGATAGGTCGGTGTCCCTTAATCCTAGAGCGTCAAACACATTGCGGAACATGATGTTCGAGTCTGCCCCCGTGTCGACAAGGATCCGTTTGACGAGGCCGGTTCCCACCCTGGCCCTGATGACCATAGGTGGGTTTTCGGGTGCCTCGTCGAACCATTGGTCTTCTGGGCCAAAGGAGACGGATGGGGGCTTCTTGGAGCTTCGCATTGGGGCGAAGGAGACCGCCAGGATTTTGGCTTCTTTATTGTGAGCTGACCTAGACCTCGGCGTGGTGTTTTTGGCGGTTACTACGTTTATCACAGTGAGACCGTGGTCTTTGTCTTCTGGCTCTTGTCGCCGCTTTGCCGCTCGGGTCTTGGCCTCCTCGCTGTCTTGGTCGCGTTGCCGTCTCCTCGGCTCCCGTATGAGATGGGAGAATTCAGAGAGTTTTCCATCTCTTATTGCTAGCTCTAATGCATCCCTCAGGTCAAAGCAGTCCTGTGTTTGGTGTCCATAGCCTTTGTGGTAGTCACAGTAGAGGCTCTTGTTTCCCCCCGTACGGTCCTTGAGTGGTTGGGGCTTCGACAAGATCCCTTTCTCGGCTATTTGTTGGTAAACTTCCACGATGGGGAGAGTGAGTGGAGTGTAGTTGGTGAACTTCCCGATCCGGGGAAACGGTCTGTGTGCCTTGGTCGGCCCTCCCTCTTTGGCTTGTTCTTTGTGTCTCTCTCCATTACCCTATTGCCGAGGTTGATTGTAGCCGGAGTGCCGTTTATTGGCGGCCACGACCTGGCTGACTTCTTCGTCATTTATGTATTCCTTAGCCACCGTTTGGATCTCGTGCTTCGTCCAAACCGGTTTCGTGGTAAGGTGTTTTCGGAAGTCCTCGTTCAGGAGGCCGTTCGTCAGGCAAAGGCTGGCCACCGAGTCGGTTAGGCCGTCAATTTTCAAGCATTCGTCGTTAAAGCGatccaggtattttctggtcgGCTCCCCGGGTCTTTGGGTTATCCCGAGCAGGTTGATCGGGTGTTTTGCCATTGCTATTCGTGTTGTGAACTGAGCCAAGAAGGCACGGCTGATGTCCGAAAATCCATAGATGGATCCCTGCGGGAGGCCGTTAAACCATCGGATCGCAGGTCCGGCTAGGGTGACCGAGAAGGCCCGGCACCTCACCTCGTCCCCTACTCCCTCCAGATTCATTCTAGCCTCGAAAGCCGTGAGGTGTTCCAGAGGGTCTTGGGTTCCATtgtacctcatgtccgttggtttgtcgaaGTGCTTCGGCAACCGGACCTCAAGGATGGACCGATGGAACGGGGTGGTGCCCATTATCACGGGTTGCCGCGTCCTCACAGGCCTTCCTTCTTCGCCTTCGCGATCTCGCCCTGTGTGGTGCGTTTCCTTGCCTCGGGAGTAGATGATTGTGTCGTTTCTTCTTCTCGGGATGGGAGAGTCTTCTCGGGTGCTTTCCGCTTCCGTTCTGGAAGCGGAGGCATTCCGGGGTGACTCCGGTGGAAATCTTTCTCCCGGCTCTCTGGGGACGGGGAGTAAGTAGGATCGGTGGTCCGTCGATCGTGCTCCTAATCGGCTAGTTGTCGTTCCAGATTCTGGACTCTGTGGCGTAGCTCCTGTATTATTCGGGCGCTGTCACCGTCAGTTCCTCCGAAAGGTCGCGTCTCTCGCGTCCTTGTGCGCGGTTTGATGCGTTGCCGGGGGACCTTCGTCGTCCTCCCGGTGAAGCGACAGAGGCGGCAGCCTCTGCGCCGGCTGCTCGGCCTTGGTCTCCAAGGCCCGGCACAACTTCCATAACAgtgtccccacagacggcgccaatgttcggttGGGCGGTTACCAGACAATTCGGGTGGACATTTGAGGGGGTGAGAACGCTTCAATCGTGGTTGTGCTGGGTTCGGATCTGCTGGGTAGCCGAGCTCTCGTTGTGGAAGGAAAgagggggtgccacctgcaaagacactccgacgctctagtcagttAGTATGCAGGTGAGGAATATGTTAGATGGAAtgtgtgacgtaccttgggggagggTAGGACCCTTCCCTTATATACCATGTCAGGTGTGGGGCCCAGGAGGGCAGAACCCACCTTCTTCGAAGCTTCCTTGTACAGCTGTGGTGGCCAGCTGTCTCGGAAGGATGCGCGGGCCGGATATGTTCGGGTCACCTGACCGTTGAGGTCGGGTGGTGATCGGGTCGAGTCGGCCCAAGTTCTTTCttgggccaggccgtaacactttttttttgtatttgtataaattgatagAGAAGTTTGCAAGTTATAATATAAGAAGTTCAAAACTTTTAAGCTGAGCTTCGAGTTTaagtaattatatatttatgcatCATTTTTGTAAAATgaggtaatttttttatttatttagtttactattactttatatttgttaaatttttaattgaataccTTTTGGCTAAAAATAGTATTTCATaagtattttataaatttaaatatttatgtttttaatattttttttcatagttTATAAgatacaagataaaaaataattttttgacgGATAGTTTgttatatacattaaaaaaattactaaaaattttagttttaatccaattattaaaaattttaagtgattcaagattcaaaaaatattattataaattatttttttctctcactTGAACCTCAGAATCAACTCTTCCCATTCCTACACCTGCTCAACCTCAGCAAGTCGCCGAGGTAAACTAACGAAAAATTTCCTCACAGTCACATCAAcacatttcttctttttttttttctaatattaaggtcacatattatttttttctgtgcAATACATCACAATTTTTATACCTATTTTAAATGTTATGCTAACCTATGTCCGAAGCCCATTAATATtcctccaagctcaataatttTGTCGCTACCACcaatttttcacaaaaaaattaaaaatgacccaaaacacaATCCACCAACTCATGAAATCCATTACTaactactaaaaaaataataaattattataactaTTGGTTAGACTCAATCAAACTAATTATTTACCATAAACCAAATTCA
The genomic region above belongs to Arachis duranensis cultivar V14167 chromosome 3, aradu.V14167.gnm2.J7QH, whole genome shotgun sequence and contains:
- the LOC107481101 gene encoding uncharacterized protein LOC107481101, yielding MEVVPGLGDQGRAAGAEAAASVASPGGRRRSPGATPQSPESGTTTSRLGARSTDHRSYLLPVPREPGERFPPESPRNASASRTEAESTREDSPIPRRRNDTIIYSRGKETHHTGRDREGEEGRPVRTRQPVIMGTTPFHRSILEVRLPKHFDKPTDMRYNGTQDPLEHLTAFEARMNLEGVGDEVRCRAFSVTLAGPAIRWFNGLPQGSIYGFSDISRAFLAQFTTRIAMAKHPINLLGITQRPGEPTRKYLDRFNDECLKIDGLTDSVASLCLTNGLLNEDFRKHLTTKPVWTKHEIQTVAKEYINDEEVSQGNGERHKEQAKEGGPTKAHRPFPRIGKFTNYTPLTLPIVEVYQQIAEKGILSKPQPLKDRTGGNKSLYCDYHKGYGHQTQDCFDLRDALELAIRDGKLSEFSHLIREPRRRQRDQDSEEAKTRAAKRRQEPEDKDHGLTVINVVTAKNTTPRSRSAHNKEAKILAVSFAPMRSSKKPPSVSFGPEDQWFDEAPENPPMVIRARVGTGLVKRILVDTGADSNIMFRNVFDALGLRDTDLSSHQHGIIGLGDHFIRPDGVISLPISMGQAQG